A single genomic interval of Terriglobus albidus harbors:
- a CDS encoding response regulator transcription factor — MTKIEVLLVEDQGMVLGALAALLNTEPDITVAGTASNGRAALDLMTKKPPQVLVTDIEMPQMTGLELAAVVKERFPKTRVVILTTFARPGYLRRALDSGAQGYLLKDRPAAELAEAIRRVHRGLRVVDPDLAAEAWTADPDPLTDRERQILQRAGDGMSTADVARELGLSEGTVRNYLSESIAKLGVSNRIEAARLARSKGWL; from the coding sequence ATGACGAAGATTGAGGTTCTGTTGGTCGAAGACCAGGGCATGGTTCTGGGCGCCCTGGCGGCGCTATTGAATACAGAGCCCGATATTACCGTGGCAGGCACAGCCAGTAACGGGCGCGCAGCGTTAGATCTCATGACGAAGAAGCCCCCGCAAGTGCTGGTCACCGATATCGAGATGCCGCAGATGACTGGCCTCGAGCTGGCGGCGGTAGTGAAAGAGCGCTTCCCAAAGACACGCGTGGTGATTCTGACGACATTTGCCCGTCCCGGCTACCTGCGCCGCGCGCTCGATTCCGGAGCCCAGGGCTATCTACTAAAGGACCGTCCCGCGGCCGAGCTCGCCGAGGCAATCCGACGGGTGCATCGCGGTCTGCGTGTGGTAGATCCGGATTTGGCAGCCGAGGCGTGGACAGCCGATCCCGATCCGCTGACCGACCGCGAACGGCAGATTCTGCAACGAGCCGGCGACGGTATGTCGACAGCAGATGTGGCGCGGGAATTGGGCCTGAGCGAAGGCACGGTGCGGAATTACCTCTCGGAATCGATCGCAAAACTCGGCGTGTCCAACCGTATCGAGGCAGCTCGACTCGCGCGCTCCAAAGGCTGGCTATAA
- a CDS encoding TonB-dependent receptor — translation MHFKLSALCLLFAGTLAAQQCSPVTGTVRDTTGAVIPDATLTVDTNPAIVSDAQGHFSLGCISGKHTLLVEAISFASQTISLPGAATLNITLKPETVTMAVDAQIDGSGLDTSAGDAAGSRTLNRQDLAQMADDPDDLQRQLQALAAVSGGAPGAATITVDGFQNGSRMPPKSSIAFVRVNPDLFSAEYERPPYEGGRIEIITRPGQDKYHGSLFLTDSDTLFNARDPFATSRAAIGKRRYGFDLSGPLLSKKRDFTLSLEKRDIDDFAVVNAVTLDATGNQQSVNQNVPTPQRLWIANARVGMMLSPKNNFTLSYTANVNSLQNLAVGGTILPEAGYDSQQAEHIIRATNVTTISPRIVHEARASFMWRNRDDTPHSTAAALQVSGAFTAGGYTGGYFASHEKVTEVDDDVLLSSKKHALKLGLQMIDNLEHLNQPDTFNGSYTFSGATVGGTTIGGLEQYRRAMLRLAGGTATTYTVNQGSPTVDFNQLRLVLFAQDQWKLTPHVQIALGMRYALQTSPSTFSNLGPRAGISWSPDKKQKLILRARAGLFFSPIDTNTAGVTLRLNGITQQQSIIYSANYGTPLTGATPIHTLRNFAGSVMQTPSLQTHLGAEYELPAHWHIQSNLYIVRAWDTMRSRNINAPLNNQPTGPRPTVANTNILEYQQTGHLHGNVMFVGVDQHSLRRFQIFLGYVRMDLRGDADGPNTFQQSNLSKAGELARPTWTNTHRIISISQVNLPKKFTVSNVFNATSGTPLNLTTGLDTNGDGVFNERPQYATSTANAYQTPFGLLTAVGGTGAFPRNAATLPWTVQLDTNLSRSFALSKKDAARTITFNARAANLMNHTNVTAVGSVLGSPLFLKPYASDAGRRIELGFRYNF, via the coding sequence ATGCACTTCAAGCTCTCTGCTCTCTGCCTTCTGTTCGCCGGCACACTCGCCGCTCAGCAGTGCTCTCCCGTCACGGGCACTGTACGCGATACCACGGGAGCGGTGATTCCAGACGCGACGCTGACGGTGGACACCAACCCAGCGATCGTCTCCGACGCGCAGGGCCATTTCTCTCTAGGCTGCATCAGTGGAAAGCACACGCTTCTGGTCGAGGCCATCAGCTTCGCATCGCAGACGATCTCCCTGCCGGGCGCCGCAACGCTCAATATTACGTTGAAGCCGGAAACCGTCACGATGGCTGTCGATGCACAGATCGACGGCTCGGGCCTGGATACCAGCGCCGGTGACGCCGCCGGATCACGCACCCTGAACCGCCAGGACCTGGCACAGATGGCCGACGATCCCGACGACCTGCAGCGCCAGTTGCAGGCCCTCGCCGCTGTCTCCGGCGGTGCTCCAGGTGCAGCCACCATCACCGTAGACGGCTTCCAGAACGGCAGCCGTATGCCCCCCAAGTCGTCCATCGCCTTCGTCCGCGTGAATCCTGATCTCTTCTCTGCCGAATACGAACGGCCTCCTTATGAGGGCGGACGGATCGAGATCATAACCCGACCTGGTCAGGACAAATATCACGGCTCGCTCTTTCTCACCGACTCCGATACGCTGTTCAACGCACGCGATCCCTTCGCCACCAGCCGCGCCGCGATCGGCAAGCGCCGTTATGGCTTCGATCTCTCTGGCCCGCTGCTCTCCAAGAAACGCGACTTCACGCTCTCGCTCGAGAAACGTGATATCGACGACTTTGCAGTCGTCAATGCCGTGACACTCGACGCTACGGGCAACCAGCAGAGTGTCAATCAGAACGTCCCCACACCGCAGCGCCTGTGGATCGCGAACGCTCGCGTCGGCATGATGCTCTCACCGAAGAACAACTTCACGCTCAGCTACACCGCCAACGTGAACTCTCTGCAGAACCTCGCCGTAGGAGGCACGATACTCCCGGAGGCCGGCTATGACAGCCAGCAAGCCGAACATATTATCCGCGCCACCAACGTCACGACCATCTCTCCGCGCATTGTGCACGAAGCCCGTGCGAGCTTTATGTGGCGCAATCGAGATGACACGCCGCACTCCACCGCGGCGGCCCTGCAGGTTTCTGGCGCCTTCACCGCCGGTGGATACACCGGTGGGTACTTCGCCAGCCACGAAAAGGTCACCGAAGTGGATGACGACGTCCTGCTCAGCAGTAAAAAGCACGCACTCAAGCTTGGCCTGCAGATGATCGACAATCTTGAGCACCTCAACCAACCCGACACCTTCAATGGAAGCTATACCTTCAGCGGCGCAACCGTCGGAGGAACGACGATCGGTGGTCTTGAACAGTACCGTCGCGCCATGCTCCGCCTCGCGGGCGGCACAGCGACGACCTACACCGTCAACCAGGGCTCGCCGACCGTCGACTTCAACCAGCTTCGCCTTGTGCTCTTCGCGCAGGACCAGTGGAAGCTGACGCCGCACGTTCAGATTGCGCTCGGCATGCGCTATGCACTGCAGACCTCGCCTTCCACCTTCTCCAACCTTGGACCTCGTGCCGGAATCTCCTGGTCACCGGATAAGAAGCAGAAGCTGATCCTGCGTGCACGCGCCGGTCTCTTCTTCTCGCCCATCGATACCAACACTGCGGGAGTCACGCTCCGTCTGAACGGCATCACCCAGCAGCAGAGCATCATCTACTCCGCCAACTACGGCACGCCGCTCACTGGAGCCACGCCTATCCACACGCTCCGCAACTTCGCGGGTTCCGTCATGCAGACACCTTCGTTGCAGACTCACCTGGGTGCAGAGTATGAACTTCCCGCTCACTGGCACATCCAGAGCAACCTCTACATCGTGCGTGCCTGGGATACCATGCGCTCGCGAAATATCAATGCTCCGCTCAACAACCAACCCACCGGACCTCGCCCCACGGTAGCCAACACCAACATCCTCGAATACCAGCAGACCGGTCATCTGCACGGCAACGTCATGTTCGTCGGTGTGGATCAACACAGCCTGCGCCGCTTCCAGATCTTCCTGGGTTATGTACGCATGGATCTTCGCGGCGACGCCGACGGTCCCAACACCTTCCAGCAATCAAACCTCAGCAAAGCGGGCGAGCTTGCGCGTCCTACATGGACGAACACGCACCGCATCATCAGCATCAGCCAGGTCAATCTGCCGAAGAAGTTCACGGTCAGCAATGTCTTCAACGCGACTTCAGGTACGCCACTCAACCTCACCACCGGCCTCGACACCAACGGTGACGGCGTCTTCAATGAACGCCCGCAGTACGCCACTTCGACGGCAAATGCCTACCAGACTCCTTTCGGTCTGTTGACCGCTGTGGGTGGAACCGGCGCCTTTCCACGCAACGCCGCCACTCTTCCCTGGACGGTACAGCTCGATACCAACCTCAGCCGCAGCTTTGCTCTCTCGAAGAAGGACGCCGCTCGCACCATTACGTTCAACGCACGCGCAGCGAACCTGATGAACCACACGAACGTAACCGCGGTCGGCAGCGTGCTTGGCTCGCCGCTCTTCCTCAAGCCCTACGCCTCAGACGCCGGCCGGCGCATTGAGCTCGGCTTCCGGTACAACTTCTAA
- a CDS encoding sigma-70 family RNA polymerase sigma factor: protein MTQLEKVQYTADGFLSPTDPHLKWNTQTSEYDDGLSAFLDLRRNLFGVAYRMLRSAAEAEDILQDVWLRWQTTDRSLVLDPSAFLMTITTRMCINLCKSARSRRETYVGTWFSEPVDPTIDPCLGAERKDALKTAVLVLLAKLRPTERAVYVLREAFDYSYCQIAEILQMKETNVRQLLTRARRHIAARQPAAVSSAERRRFLAAFTAAAQNGDLVKLEGLFSPGAVPDERGNTATDLEPPPVEQNLTACHKTAGYAVLTSATIRSEADRNEGLNHMEVEASSIGLLATHGMVRTVSFVCK from the coding sequence ATGACTCAGCTTGAGAAAGTCCAGTACACAGCAGACGGCTTTCTATCTCCGACCGATCCACATCTCAAATGGAATACACAAACCAGTGAATACGATGACGGTCTCTCGGCGTTTCTCGATTTGCGGCGCAACCTATTTGGCGTCGCCTATCGCATGCTGAGAAGCGCCGCCGAGGCAGAGGATATTCTTCAGGACGTCTGGCTGCGATGGCAGACCACGGATCGTAGCCTGGTGCTCGATCCTTCGGCATTCCTGATGACGATCACGACCCGTATGTGCATCAACTTGTGCAAGTCCGCCCGTTCGCGCCGCGAGACCTATGTCGGGACTTGGTTTTCAGAGCCGGTTGATCCAACCATCGATCCCTGCCTGGGAGCAGAACGCAAAGATGCATTGAAGACTGCTGTCCTGGTTCTCCTGGCGAAGCTCCGTCCGACAGAACGTGCCGTGTATGTCCTTCGCGAGGCCTTCGACTACTCCTATTGCCAGATCGCAGAGATCCTTCAGATGAAGGAAACCAACGTTCGCCAACTGCTTACCCGTGCTCGCAGACATATCGCGGCGCGGCAGCCTGCAGCGGTGAGTTCGGCGGAGCGGAGGCGTTTTCTGGCGGCCTTTACCGCTGCCGCCCAGAACGGAGATCTGGTTAAACTGGAGGGTCTCTTCTCCCCTGGCGCCGTTCCAGACGAGCGAGGAAATACCGCGACCGATCTGGAGCCTCCGCCTGTGGAACAAAATCTGACAGCCTGTCACAAAACGGCGGGGTACGCGGTCTTAACCAGCGCAACCATCCGCAGTGAGGCTGATCGGAATGAAGGTCTCAATCACATGGAAGTGGAGGCCAGCAGCATTGGTCTGCTGGCAACACATGGGATGGTTCGTACTGTAAGTTTCGTCTGCAAATAA
- a CDS encoding DUF5060 domain-containing protein: MNRREMLKAGGAAMVAGISTNGMAAPAQPATKVERWDVFEITLNGPKEGNPFLDIWVKAIFRKGGREMTIDGFYDGDGVYKVRFMPDSVGAWNYTTDSNAPVLKGKTGAVEVTPAAGGNHGPVSVRDTFHFGYADGTPYFPFGTTCYAWVHQTEERERETLAALKTGPFNKMRMCIFPKWYQYNHGVPPRFPFPRQGETNDYSRFNPEYFRHIEQRILDLRAMNVEADLILFHPYDHWGFQEMPAEVDDRYLRYVIARFAAYRNVWWSLANEFDLMKKKNTGDWDRYAEIVTESDPYGHLRSIHYSKAPYDYSRVWCTHAGVQDYAFDKAASWRSSWRKPVIFDECMYEGNINSRWGNLSGEEMTRRFWLCIVAGVYPGHGETYVTESDIENDKAVLWWSHGGTLKGTSPARIGFLRKMVEETAAVGGNQIGFTQIEPPYYPSAKRNQDESFLFYFDFHGPLYYDFPLPDKGKYRAELIDPWAMTLTPVAGEFSGKSRVKLTGKPYMAVRFVRV; this comes from the coding sequence ATGAATCGCAGAGAGATGCTGAAGGCCGGCGGCGCCGCCATGGTTGCCGGGATATCGACAAACGGTATGGCTGCACCAGCACAACCGGCAACGAAGGTCGAACGCTGGGATGTCTTTGAAATCACCCTGAATGGCCCGAAGGAAGGCAATCCGTTCCTGGACATCTGGGTGAAAGCCATCTTCCGCAAAGGAGGCCGGGAGATGACGATCGACGGCTTCTACGACGGCGATGGTGTGTATAAGGTGCGCTTCATGCCGGACTCGGTCGGCGCCTGGAACTACACCACCGACAGCAACGCACCGGTGCTGAAAGGGAAGACAGGAGCCGTGGAGGTGACGCCTGCCGCCGGCGGCAACCATGGTCCTGTAAGCGTGCGTGACACCTTCCACTTCGGCTACGCCGACGGCACACCGTACTTTCCGTTTGGCACCACCTGCTATGCCTGGGTGCACCAAACGGAAGAGCGCGAGCGTGAGACGCTGGCAGCCTTGAAGACAGGGCCATTCAACAAGATGCGCATGTGCATCTTCCCCAAGTGGTACCAGTACAACCACGGAGTTCCGCCGCGCTTCCCGTTCCCGCGCCAGGGTGAGACGAATGATTACTCCCGCTTCAATCCGGAGTATTTCCGCCATATCGAGCAGCGCATTCTGGACCTGCGAGCGATGAACGTCGAGGCGGACCTGATCCTCTTTCATCCCTACGATCACTGGGGCTTCCAGGAGATGCCGGCGGAGGTCGACGATCGTTATCTGCGGTATGTGATCGCGCGCTTTGCGGCGTATCGCAACGTGTGGTGGTCGCTGGCCAACGAGTTCGATCTGATGAAGAAGAAGAACACCGGCGACTGGGACCGCTATGCGGAGATTGTCACCGAGAGCGATCCGTATGGACATCTGCGGTCGATCCACTACAGCAAGGCTCCGTATGACTACAGCCGCGTCTGGTGCACACACGCCGGCGTGCAGGACTACGCCTTCGACAAGGCGGCGAGTTGGCGCTCGTCGTGGCGTAAACCGGTCATCTTCGACGAGTGCATGTATGAAGGCAATATCAATTCGCGGTGGGGCAACCTGTCAGGCGAGGAGATGACACGGCGTTTCTGGCTGTGCATCGTCGCGGGAGTCTACCCCGGGCACGGCGAGACCTACGTGACCGAGAGCGATATCGAGAACGACAAGGCCGTGCTGTGGTGGTCGCACGGTGGCACGCTGAAGGGCACGAGTCCCGCCCGCATCGGCTTTCTGCGAAAGATGGTGGAGGAGACCGCCGCCGTGGGTGGGAATCAGATCGGATTTACCCAGATCGAGCCGCCTTACTATCCGAGCGCGAAGCGGAATCAGGATGAATCATTCCTGTTCTACTTCGACTTCCATGGGCCGCTTTACTACGACTTTCCCCTGCCGGACAAAGGCAAGTACCGCGCGGAGTTGATCGATCCCTGGGCAATGACCTTAACGCCGGTCGCCGGAGAGTTTAGCGGGAAGAGCCGGGTGAAGCTGACCGGCAAGCCCTATATGGCCGTCCGGTTCGTAAGAGTTTAG
- a CDS encoding sulfotransferase domain-containing protein produces MKETEYIWLASYPKSGNTWVRMMLNSLALGGAVPDINDLELKVPIVSYTNLQEQFGVEATELTFSEIAMVRPELYRRLALDCRRDVLIHKVHDRLWRNEAGEPVFPKDRTRGVVYIVRDPRDVAVSAAAFFGTTLDAAVDILAAERYVLANSPGGPARQLPQLLGGWSTHVTSWLDGDFPLLLVRYEDLLHDPAASLRKIVEFLRMPAEHIEAAVAATHFDQLARQEQQQGFRENPHAKDKFFRSGKAGEGKLRLTPEQLVRIETAHGTVMKRLGYL; encoded by the coding sequence GTGAAAGAGACCGAATACATCTGGCTGGCCTCTTATCCGAAATCCGGGAACACCTGGGTGAGGATGATGTTGAATAGCCTGGCGCTGGGCGGAGCCGTCCCTGACATCAACGATCTGGAGTTGAAAGTGCCGATTGTCTCCTATACCAATCTGCAGGAGCAGTTTGGCGTCGAGGCTACGGAGCTTACATTCAGTGAGATCGCCATGGTCCGGCCCGAGCTCTATCGCCGGCTTGCATTGGACTGCCGCCGAGACGTATTGATCCATAAAGTGCATGATCGGCTCTGGCGGAACGAAGCAGGAGAGCCCGTGTTTCCCAAAGACAGGACACGTGGTGTCGTCTATATCGTCCGCGACCCGCGAGATGTCGCCGTTTCCGCGGCGGCGTTCTTCGGGACAACTCTCGATGCGGCAGTCGATATCCTCGCGGCCGAGAGGTATGTTCTGGCCAATAGTCCGGGCGGTCCTGCGCGACAGCTGCCTCAGCTTCTGGGGGGATGGAGCACCCACGTCACAAGCTGGTTGGATGGGGATTTTCCACTCCTGCTCGTCCGCTATGAGGACCTGCTGCACGATCCGGCGGCTAGCCTTCGAAAGATTGTGGAGTTCCTGCGCATGCCGGCGGAGCATATTGAAGCCGCGGTTGCGGCGACCCATTTCGATCAGTTGGCCAGGCAGGAGCAGCAGCAGGGCTTCCGCGAGAATCCGCATGCGAAGGACAAATTCTTTCGTTCGGGCAAAGCTGGAGAAGGGAAGCTACGGCTTACACCGGAGCAGCTTGTGCGCATCGAGACGGCTCACGGAACTGTGATGAAGCGGCTCGGCTATCTCTGA
- a CDS encoding ABC transporter ATP-binding protein, translating into MVAVEERSAISTPAAVEVAYLRGATKNYGAHRALDEVSLSLRAGEVVALLGPNGAGKTTAIKLLLGLLGPDAGEARVFGGNPRDAATRTRIGAMLQVARVPETLKVKEYLDLFRSYYPTPLPVEHVVRVAGLAGIEDRLFSQLSGGQKQRLLFALAICGDPDLVFLDEPTLGMDIESRHGLWQQVRDLASRGKTVLLTTHYLEEADSLANRIVVINKGTVIAEGTPAQIKSRVSGRTIKCVTSLDEDLLRRLPGVTSVEVKHGTTVVRSAEVEDNVRQMLALDTGLHSLEISSPALEDAFLALTKGE; encoded by the coding sequence ATGGTGGCAGTGGAAGAGAGAAGCGCAATCTCAACACCGGCGGCAGTTGAGGTGGCATATCTGCGCGGAGCTACGAAGAACTATGGAGCGCATCGCGCGCTGGATGAGGTTTCTTTATCCCTGCGCGCCGGGGAGGTGGTTGCCCTGCTGGGGCCGAACGGCGCAGGAAAGACAACCGCGATCAAACTGTTGCTGGGACTACTTGGACCGGATGCCGGTGAGGCCCGGGTCTTCGGCGGGAATCCCCGCGATGCGGCGACACGGACCCGAATCGGCGCCATGCTGCAGGTGGCTCGCGTTCCGGAGACGCTGAAGGTCAAGGAGTACCTCGACCTCTTCCGCAGCTATTACCCCACTCCGTTACCCGTAGAGCATGTCGTGCGCGTTGCCGGTCTGGCCGGGATTGAGGATCGCCTGTTCAGCCAATTAAGTGGTGGTCAGAAGCAGCGTCTGCTGTTTGCCCTGGCGATCTGTGGGGATCCTGATCTTGTCTTTCTGGATGAGCCCACGCTTGGTATGGATATCGAATCGCGCCATGGGCTGTGGCAGCAGGTGCGCGACCTTGCCAGCCGGGGGAAGACGGTGCTCTTGACGACGCACTATCTGGAAGAAGCGGATAGCCTGGCGAACCGCATTGTGGTGATCAACAAGGGAACAGTAATCGCCGAAGGCACACCGGCACAGATCAAGTCGAGGGTCTCTGGAAGGACGATCAAGTGCGTGACCTCGTTAGATGAAGATTTGTTGCGCCGCCTGCCCGGCGTTACGTCGGTTGAGGTAAAACACGGAACCACCGTGGTGCGTTCCGCGGAGGTCGAAGATAACGTGCGCCAGATGCTGGCGCTCGATACCGGCCTGCACAGCCTTGAGATCAGCAGCCCGGCACTTGAAGATGCCTTCCTCGCATTGACCAAAGGAGAGTAG
- a CDS encoding VWA domain-containing protein: MKRRLLLSFVLGSSCVLFAHVLSAQEAPKPIQGVGAKLVHVPTVVHDKKGALVLTLKKEDFNLKVDGKPQEIRYFTSDANLPLTLGLLVDVSGSVSSRLDDERRASSAFLDDMLTSNDDRAFVIQFGHKADLLADLTHERGKLQEGLKQLEGDRPGSGGGGDRNGGAPPDDDRRGSQNFFQFPGGGGRSGRRGGQGGGQGGGRGGFGGGGTVLYDAVFLGSDELMKKQTGRKALILLTDGEDRGSKVTLARSLEAAQRSDTIIYAIYYKGEESGGQRGFGGGPRGSWPGPGGGSGSGNRNGDGKKVLERMTQETGGQVFEVSKKHPVDEIYKEIARELRSQYRIEFTPDQATGSDGYHQIDLTTKDNKLFVQTRDGYYVGEPSR, translated from the coding sequence ATGAAGCGCAGACTGCTCCTTTCCTTCGTCCTCGGTTCTTCGTGTGTATTGTTTGCTCATGTATTAAGCGCCCAGGAGGCGCCGAAGCCAATTCAGGGTGTCGGCGCAAAACTTGTCCATGTACCCACAGTCGTACATGACAAGAAGGGCGCACTTGTCCTGACCCTGAAAAAGGAAGATTTCAACCTCAAAGTCGACGGCAAGCCCCAGGAGATTCGTTATTTCACCAGTGACGCCAATCTGCCGTTGACGTTGGGGCTTCTGGTGGACGTCAGCGGTAGCGTCTCCAGCCGTTTGGATGATGAGCGGCGCGCAAGTTCGGCGTTTCTGGACGATATGCTCACCTCGAACGATGACCGGGCGTTCGTCATTCAGTTCGGCCATAAGGCTGACCTGCTGGCGGATCTGACGCATGAACGGGGCAAGCTGCAGGAAGGGTTGAAGCAGCTCGAGGGGGACCGTCCTGGCAGCGGTGGTGGCGGTGATCGGAATGGCGGAGCTCCGCCCGATGACGATCGCCGTGGATCGCAGAACTTCTTTCAGTTTCCCGGTGGCGGTGGCCGCAGCGGCCGTCGTGGTGGGCAGGGAGGCGGCCAGGGCGGCGGGCGTGGTGGCTTCGGCGGTGGCGGAACGGTGCTGTACGACGCTGTGTTCCTGGGCAGCGATGAGTTGATGAAGAAGCAAACCGGCCGCAAGGCACTGATCCTGCTGACCGACGGTGAGGACCGCGGCAGCAAGGTAACACTGGCCCGCTCTCTGGAAGCCGCACAGCGCTCCGACACCATCATTTACGCGATCTACTACAAGGGCGAAGAGAGCGGCGGACAGCGCGGCTTCGGCGGCGGACCTCGGGGCAGCTGGCCTGGCCCGGGTGGCGGCTCCGGCTCGGGAAACCGCAATGGAGACGGTAAGAAGGTGCTGGAGCGTATGACACAGGAGACCGGCGGTCAGGTCTTCGAGGTCAGCAAGAAGCATCCGGTCGACGAAATCTATAAAGAAATTGCCCGTGAGCTTCGCAGCCAGTACCGCATCGAGTTCACCCCGGACCAGGCGACAGGAAGCGACGGTTACCACCAGATCGACCTGACGACAAAGGACAACAAACTCTTCGTGCAGACGCGCGACGGCTACTATGTCGGCGAGCCTTCGCGGTAG
- a CDS encoding ABC transporter permease — protein MTTMTIAPRFPLYRKEAKYEFLRLLRARTFTLATIGFPLMFYLLFGVVNSRGHEVLSASKYLMATYSIFGLVGCSLFGISVTLSNERNLGWLEVKQASPMPAGAYLVAKLLTAFAFATIIFGLLLTLGLTMGHVVITGAEIRNLALTILGGVLPFASMGLMLAMVVPPQAAPGILNLIYLPMSFCSGLWMPLSVLPHWLQKVAPVWPTYHLAQIALGGIGFDRQGSVAGHVAALAGFTVLMLGLAMVLFRRNAAKS, from the coding sequence ATGACGACGATGACTATTGCACCCCGTTTCCCGTTGTACCGCAAAGAGGCAAAGTACGAGTTTCTGCGCCTTCTGCGCGCCCGCACTTTTACCCTGGCGACGATCGGCTTCCCGCTGATGTTCTATCTGCTTTTCGGTGTTGTGAACAGCAGGGGACATGAGGTGCTGTCGGCGAGCAAGTACCTGATGGCGACCTATTCGATCTTCGGCCTGGTGGGCTGTTCACTCTTTGGTATCAGCGTGACGCTGTCGAATGAGCGCAACCTGGGATGGCTGGAGGTCAAGCAGGCCAGCCCCATGCCGGCTGGGGCATATCTGGTGGCAAAGCTGCTGACGGCCTTTGCCTTCGCGACGATAATCTTCGGGCTGCTGTTGACCCTTGGTCTGACGATGGGGCATGTGGTGATTACGGGTGCGGAAATCCGAAACCTGGCGCTCACGATTCTTGGCGGGGTGCTGCCCTTTGCCTCCATGGGACTGATGTTGGCGATGGTGGTGCCGCCGCAGGCTGCGCCGGGCATTCTGAACCTGATCTATCTGCCGATGAGCTTCTGCTCCGGGTTGTGGATGCCGCTATCCGTGCTGCCGCACTGGCTGCAGAAGGTGGCGCCGGTATGGCCGACGTACCATCTGGCGCAGATTGCGCTTGGAGGCATCGGGTTTGATAGGCAGGGTTCGGTGGCCGGCCACGTAGCTGCACTCGCAGGATTTACCGTATTGATGTTGGGATTGGCGATGGTGCTCTTCCGGCGGAACGCGGCAAAGAGCTAA
- a CDS encoding sensor histidine kinase: MSGEGAVVDCNENNENEKLERVLREKKWAERKARRFFRYISLTYTVFFLIEPILRHERDAWIALAIAYPIFLISFIAAAETRGRTRWVAYTVLFAVGYAYLPFNAGASGLFVYPVAMLPFILKNPRKALIAMGAQVSGMFVEMAIFQLNHWSVFIGVFFVVVITLTNMYYAEQERSNAKLKLANEEIEHLATVAERERIARDLHDLLGHTLTVIALKSELAGKLIASDPNAAASEIAEIQQTSRKALAEVREAVLGYRSQGLSAEVDRARKTLATAGIKLVCDGLPNELPIAEETVLCLAVRESVTNIMRHSEATEVWMQFRFRDGRLHVTVADNGKGGVKEEGSGLRGMRERVEALGGRLSIQSEVGTQLTIDLPQGAATV; the protein is encoded by the coding sequence ATGTCAGGAGAGGGTGCGGTGGTCGACTGCAACGAAAACAACGAGAACGAAAAACTGGAGCGGGTACTTCGGGAAAAGAAGTGGGCGGAACGGAAGGCAAGGCGCTTCTTTCGCTATATCTCGCTGACCTACACCGTGTTTTTCCTGATCGAGCCCATTCTCCGGCACGAACGTGATGCGTGGATCGCGCTGGCGATCGCATATCCCATCTTTCTGATCTCGTTTATCGCAGCGGCCGAAACCAGGGGGCGCACCCGTTGGGTCGCATACACCGTACTGTTTGCGGTCGGCTATGCGTACCTGCCGTTCAATGCCGGCGCATCCGGGCTATTTGTCTATCCGGTAGCCATGCTGCCGTTCATCCTGAAGAATCCGCGAAAAGCGCTGATCGCGATGGGAGCGCAAGTCTCCGGTATGTTCGTCGAGATGGCGATCTTCCAGTTGAACCACTGGTCGGTCTTCATTGGTGTCTTCTTCGTGGTGGTAATCACGCTGACAAACATGTACTACGCGGAGCAGGAACGCTCCAATGCGAAGCTGAAACTTGCCAACGAAGAGATCGAACATCTGGCGACGGTTGCCGAGCGGGAGCGCATTGCACGCGACCTGCATGACCTGCTGGGACATACGCTGACAGTCATTGCGCTGAAGAGCGAGTTGGCAGGCAAGCTGATCGCCAGCGATCCCAATGCGGCTGCATCTGAGATAGCTGAGATCCAGCAGACATCACGTAAGGCTCTGGCGGAGGTCCGTGAGGCTGTTCTGGGATACCGCTCACAGGGCCTGAGCGCAGAGGTAGACCGTGCACGCAAAACGCTCGCAACGGCCGGCATCAAGCTGGTCTGCGATGGCCTGCCGAACGAATTGCCGATCGCAGAAGAGACAGTGCTATGCCTGGCGGTGCGGGAGAGTGTGACCAATATCATGCGCCATTCTGAGGCGACCGAGGTCTGGATGCAGTTCCGCTTCCGCGATGGAAGGCTGCACGTTACGGTTGCGGATAATGGCAAAGGCGGGGTCAAGGAAGAGGGGTCAGGATTGCGCGGTATGCGTGAACGCGTGGAAGCACTGGGTGGGCGGTTGTCGATCCAGTCTGAGGTTGGTACTCAACTGACGATCGATCTGCCGCAGGGTGCAGCCACGGTATGA